The Syntrophorhabdaceae bacterium genome has a window encoding:
- a CDS encoding formate--tetrahydrofolate ligase, whose translation MPYDATKMPDWQISEAAEEKMKTIWQMRDEMGLGDEELIPYGKMSRLNYAAIMQRLNDKVNGKYIDVTAITPTPLGEGKTTTTVGLLEGLGKRGKNVGGAIRQPSTGPTMNVKGSAGGGGNAQVVPLTEFSLGLTGDIDRIMNAHNIAMVALTARMQHERNYGDKELAKRGLKRLDVDPTNIQMGWVIDFCAQALRNIVVGMGGRMDGFTMQSHFDIGVSSELMAILSIVRDLKDLRKRIGEITVAYRKNGDPVTTEDLEVAGAMCAIMKDTINPTLMQTVEGQPVMVHAGPFGNIAIGQSSIIADLLGLKLFDYHVTESGFGSDIGFEKFWNVKCRLSGLKPNVSVITATIRALKMHGGGPRVAPGIPLPKEYTQEDLGLLERGIPNLLHHVRIVKMSGIRPVVCINKFTTDTKDEIALVKRLAEAEGARVAVSEQWLRGGEGALELADAVIDACNEKVEFGYLYPLEMPLMQRVDVIAKNIYGADSVLWIPEAEEKARRLEADPSKSDYFTMMVKTHLSLSHKPELKGVPKGWRLPVRDVLVFTGARFLCPVTGAISLMPGTSSDPAFRRIDVDVETGKVKGLF comes from the coding sequence ATGCCTTATGACGCGACAAAGATGCCGGACTGGCAGATATCCGAGGCCGCTGAAGAGAAGATGAAGACCATCTGGCAGATGCGTGACGAGATGGGCCTTGGTGATGAGGAACTCATACCTTACGGGAAGATGAGCCGCCTCAATTATGCCGCCATAATGCAGCGTTTGAATGACAAGGTGAACGGGAAATATATCGACGTCACGGCCATCACCCCCACACCTCTTGGCGAGGGCAAGACCACGACAACGGTGGGCCTCCTCGAAGGCCTTGGAAAAAGGGGGAAAAATGTGGGCGGAGCTATCCGTCAGCCGTCTACGGGTCCCACCATGAACGTAAAGGGAAGCGCCGGCGGCGGAGGCAATGCACAGGTCGTTCCCTTGACGGAGTTCTCCCTGGGGCTTACCGGCGATATCGACAGGATCATGAATGCCCACAACATCGCCATGGTCGCCTTGACGGCGAGGATGCAGCACGAGCGGAACTACGGGGACAAAGAGCTGGCAAAGAGGGGCCTCAAGCGCCTCGATGTGGACCCGACCAACATTCAGATGGGATGGGTCATAGATTTCTGCGCGCAGGCGCTTCGCAATATCGTTGTCGGTATGGGCGGCAGAATGGACGGTTTCACCATGCAATCCCATTTCGATATCGGGGTCAGTTCGGAACTGATGGCGATCCTGTCCATTGTGCGGGACCTCAAGGACCTGCGCAAACGCATTGGCGAGATCACCGTCGCCTATCGCAAGAACGGCGATCCCGTCACCACCGAGGACCTTGAGGTTGCCGGGGCGATGTGCGCGATCATGAAGGACACCATCAATCCCACACTCATGCAGACCGTGGAGGGCCAACCCGTCATGGTGCACGCCGGCCCCTTTGGGAATATAGCCATTGGCCAGTCGTCAATCATTGCCGACCTCCTGGGACTTAAGCTTTTCGATTATCACGTAACCGAGAGCGGTTTCGGCTCCGATATTGGTTTCGAGAAATTCTGGAACGTGAAATGCAGACTGAGCGGTCTCAAGCCGAATGTCTCCGTTATCACGGCCACGATCAGGGCCCTCAAGATGCACGGCGGGGGGCCTCGTGTCGCCCCCGGCATACCGCTTCCGAAGGAATACACCCAGGAAGACCTGGGGCTCCTGGAGAGGGGTATCCCGAATCTTCTCCATCACGTGCGGATCGTCAAGATGTCCGGAATAAGGCCTGTCGTGTGCATAAACAAGTTCACCACGGACACGAAGGATGAGATCGCCCTTGTCAAAAGGCTTGCGGAGGCTGAAGGTGCGCGGGTTGCCGTGTCCGAACAGTGGTTGAGGGGCGGGGAGGGGGCCCTGGAGCTTGCCGATGCCGTCATTGATGCCTGCAATGAGAAGGTTGAGTTCGGATACCTCTATCCCCTCGAGATGCCGCTTATGCAGAGGGTGGACGTGATCGCAAAGAATATCTATGGTGCCGACAGCGTGCTGTGGATCCCCGAGGCCGAGGAGAAGGCACGCCGCCTCGAGGCCGATCCGTCAAAAAGCGATTACTTCACCATGATGGTCAAGACCCACCTGAGCCTTTCCCACAAACCGGAGCTCAAAGGTGTCCCGAAGGGCTGGAGACTTCCCGTTCGCGACGTCCTCGTTTTCACGGGTGCCAGGTTCCTCTGCCCCGTCACCGGTGCCATAAGCCTCATGCCCGGAACAAGCTCAGACCCTGCCTTCCGGCGCATAGACGTGGATGTGGAAACGGGAAAAGTAAAAGGATTGTTCTAA
- a CDS encoding cysteine hydrolase translates to MFPEMDFKPSTDHVVFKNRYSAFLANPPELERRLDVLKRTQLIIAGIAANVCVESTARDAMQLDYEVVVIADAVDTFDKTLLKNTLKNIMLFFGDARTTEEVMDELRTHGGSRYVP, encoded by the coding sequence TCAAGCCTTCAACGGACCATGTTGTCTTCAAGAACCGCTACAGCGCGTTCCTGGCGAATCCGCCTGAGCTGGAGCGCAGGCTCGACGTGCTGAAAAGAACCCAGCTCATTATCGCCGGGATCGCCGCGAATGTGTGCGTAGAGTCAACTGCCAGAGACGCCATGCAGCTTGACTACGAGGTGGTGGTTATCGCCGACGCAGTAGACACCTTCGATAAAACCCTCCTCAAAAACACATTAAAGAACATCATGCTCTTCTTCGGGGACGCCCGCACGACGGAAGAGGTCATGGACGAGCTCAGAACTCACGGGGGCAGCAGGTATGTGCCATAA
- a CDS encoding nuclear transport factor 2 family protein has protein sequence MCHKTQTLEDALSRYISDACVWDASEKRLTGRKSMVDYWTNYHASFKETLGKPEKIVFGDREVYLQVRIRLDFLEDSLFYGKSYNKGDALEFGCADFYELDEDGRIRSGCVYIKFFN, from the coding sequence ATGTGCCATAAGACCCAAACGCTGGAAGATGCCCTGTCCCGGTACATAAGTGATGCGTGTGTGTGGGACGCCTCCGAGAAACGCCTGACGGGAAGGAAAAGCATGGTCGATTACTGGACCAATTACCACGCATCCTTCAAGGAGACGCTGGGAAAACCCGAAAAGATCGTTTTCGGCGACAGGGAGGTATATCTCCAGGTAAGGATTCGTCTTGATTTTCTGGAAGACAGCCTTTTCTACGGAAAATCTTACAACAAGGGGGATGCGCTGGAGTTCGGCTGCGCCGATTTCTATGAACTGGACGAGGACGGCAGGATACGATCGGGATGCGTATATATAAAATTTTTCAATTGA